The segment CTAAAGACTGGATTTAGTTCGAAACAtgaatttataatataataaactgtGTACTTTTTTTCTGACGGCGCAGACactcacaaaaagaaaaacaggatttgaATGAACGGCTCACGAGCGTAAACCCATCCTGGATCTGAAGAATTTGGCTTCCCTGCAAACGGCATCTCAGACTGGAAGTTTTGAAGGTGGATCCTGAACCCGGCGaggtctccatggcaaccaaCCAACTCCAACTATCTGCAAAGAGACTCGGTGGCTCAGGACGCCCGAACACAAGGCAACAACAGCACGAAAGGCTgaatacaaaatacaacacagcccttcttcctccatctcctccctccatccatccctcctccatcttctcctcgaCCTTCATCCGTTCTTATTTCATCTTCTGTCGGAGTCTGCTGAGCCGCCAGCTGTGGCTGGTAAACATCTGTCGAGGGTCAAACTTATACCTGAGGAAGCGCAAGACAGACgagtgtcagagagagaggcggTTCAAAAGTGATTTTCAACAtgagttttcttttatttatttaatctaattaCAGATTTAATGGTGTTCAGGTAGATCAGTACGTCTCCAAAAGACATAAACAGATTTCAGATGTGTGTCTTTAGTGAACACACCTCGGATCGTACACTCCGGGCGTCCGACACGACTGTCCGGCGCAGGACTGCAGCATCATCAGCCGATGGTTCATCTTCTCCAGGATCTCCTGGTCGATGCTCTTTGCGATGTTGGTCAGCTGAAACGGGTCGGCCGTCACGTTGTACACTTCCACAAACACCTGCAGGTCGAGACAAAGGATCAGCTGGGACGAGTCTACGAACAGACTGCACGAACACACGAACAACATGAAGACGTCGGCTCTCACCTCGTTGTCGTCGAACTCGCAGTACTGCAGGTTGGCAGACGGGGCGACTGTGCGCACACACGCGTACGTGTTGTTGTACGagtcttcacacacacagtctgggaAACACtcctgaaacaaagaaaacagacagacgaAGAATTGTGAGTTTGATTTCTGCTTCTTTGCCTCCCGCTGATGATGTTAAAGCTTCGTCTCGTACCGACACTCCCGGCCCCAGCAGAGGACAGGCCGGGTCGGACACGTTGCTGCCTTCTCCTTCGTACTCCACCAGGATGTccgtcctccagctgctgttcATCTTCCCCTCCTGGGGACACAatcaacagaagaagaagaaggtctaAGAGAAGACGAGGCTTTGCTGATCTCCAGAGAGGAAACtcagcaacaaaacaagttcagataaaaaatgtaaaaaaacttaggatagaaataaaaacataaacaagagCGAAGCAATTAAACTCAAAAGAAGGCAAACAGAGTGATATGATATGACTAACATcagaataatataaaatatgattaattaTATTTGACATTTGTCTATTagatacaaatataaacacaggtAACATCTAGTATGAGGCACATTAGAATATACCTGTATAACTATGATATAACAATACATCTGTATAATctaataaatactgtaaatatttggttcatcttaaataaataaaatgaatgtgtttatttctaatatttaaaagcttctatatatttgatttaaagaagaaaaaaaaacttcataatGAAGATTTAAAACTTAATTTGaaacaattaaaaatcaaaaataaatcataggTTGGTGGACACGATGACACCGAGCTCCGATCTCACCATAATGGGCAGGAAGGACATGCCGTCCATCTGCGTCTTGTTGACGTCCAAGCCGGCGATGTCCAGCATGGTCGGACCGAGGTCGACGTTCGCCACCAGCATCTGACAACGAGACGAGTTCAAGATGTCGGAGACAAGACGAACCAAGAAATGTCTCTTAAGGTTGAAATGTTTAACTTCATACTAACACCTTTAAaataaagcctgtgtgtgtttgtacctggCTGGTCTGGTTGGGTTTGATATTCGGTCCTCGGACCATGAGAGGAACTTTGATGTCAAACTCGTAGAGCTGCCTTTTAtccagaggaagagagaactgacctgagagagaaggagacatgAAGGAACGCTTCATCTAACTCCATCTCAAACTTCTGGAGACGTCTGGACCATCCTGAAGGTTTGACCTCCACTCTCTGAGCAGCTACATACCCGTGTGGTAGCCGTTGTCAGACGTAAAGAAGATGTACGTGTTGTCCAGttcacctctgacctccaaCCTCTTCACTATCTTCTCCACCAGGTCGTCCACTGACAGCAAAGTTCGCCACCTacagaaccaaaaaaaacaaagaggagctgAGTAAGATGCTTAAAAAAGAcgaggacagaaagaggaaggcGAGACTGACCGTTTCCTGAAAGCATCGTCCAGAAACTGAACAGAGGAGTTGGTCATGGGAGTTTTCGCCTGTCTGATCAGCCAGTGTTTGTCCTGAGGACAGacggaaagaaaacaaaggtcAGGTTCTCCTTTCAGGCCGAGCACTGAAACTCAAACACGTCTGAGTCCGGTGTCGTACCTTCCCGTGGATGTTGAAGTTGGGGTCTCTGGGAGCTTTCGTGTTGTTGAAGCTGTTCTGGTACTGAGGAGCCGCCGTCCACGGGGAGTGGGGGGCCGGCGTGGACACCATCATGAAGAACGGCTGGTAGTTGGATTTATGTTGGAGGAAGTCCAGAGACATGTtggcctgagagagagagagagggacacaaaaacatgaagaatcAAATGCAATAACTCGAACCTGAGCAGTTCTCAGCGTCGATGGTCTCACCAGGACGTCGGTCAGGTAGTCTTTGTTGTAGTCTGCTCCGTGTTTCTGAGCCTTTCCGTTCACAGACAGAGTGTAGTTGTAATATTTAGAGTTCTTCtcctggaaaacacaaacaactttcATGACATACCTCAACATTTTTATGCTTCTGTTCATTTTGTAGTCAACATATAacctgttataaaaattaggattatactggagttcagatgttttgatcatatgtgttttactgaggatggcagggagagacatCAGTAGatcaaggacaggagagacaaggacgtgagaaacaggcctgggaagtgtcattttgatacataatgttcattgctgagcagactcatcagtgagggagatgtccgagacagcccgtttaaaaaaatgtataagaaccaactgttagagctcctcaggagccttttctctgtaaccccttttgtgtgttgcaccgttaaacgctccttcttgtacaagaataatacattcaacttaaactttgatactttacaCTTCCTTATccaagagtttttctttaaaaattctcgtaacagaACCCCTCTAACCCTGACCCCTTACACTGATTCATGTGCAAACGCTCCTCTAACCCTGACCCCTTACACTGATTCATGTGCAAACGCTCAAATAACTTGTATTTCTCTAGTCTAATATCAAATTATcaagtttgtttattgtttaagaCACATTTTTGTAACTGGACTGATATTATTTCAATCCAATATTCTTATTTAACAGTTTATCAGACTGTAGCTGTCCCGTTTAAACCCTGTAAGCAGCAGAAAAGACGCCAGTCAAACCAAGAAAATACTTTAATCTAGAATAGTTAGAAATGAAGCACGTTTTATGATTGGATTTTAGCTGTTATGTGTTGGATTTTCCTTGTTTATAGATGATCAACCAATCTCTTAAACCAAAGTAACCAAGGTCAGAAGTCAGAGCTGTCCCCCACACTCGACACAACGGATAGGTAGATAACAAAGactctacagagtcagataagaATGTCAGGGTGaactcattttccttttttgttttcagactgcCAACCAACAACTTATACCCAGGTAACCAAGGTCAAAGGACAGGGCTGCTGCACTCCCTCGACACAACAGATGGGTTCAGACtcagataacaatgtcagaCCACATAAGAAATAGA is part of the Larimichthys crocea isolate SSNF chromosome XX, L_crocea_2.0, whole genome shotgun sequence genome and harbors:
- the gnsa gene encoding N-acetylglucosamine-6-sulfatase, whose protein sequence is MRSHRCLCGFLLICVTLCSSAVFAASYRRPNIVLILTDDLDIAIGGLSPLNKTKKLIGDAGISFTNAFVASPLCCPSRASILTGKYPHNHHVINNTLEGNCSSRAWQKSEEATTFPSLLKANAGYQTFFAGKYLNQYGHAEAGGVEHVPPGWNYWVGLEKNSKYYNYTLSVNGKAQKHGADYNKDYLTDVLANMSLDFLQHKSNYQPFFMMVSTPAPHSPWTAAPQYQNSFNNTKAPRDPNFNIHGKDKHWLIRQAKTPMTNSSVQFLDDAFRKRWRTLLSVDDLVEKIVKRLEVRGELDNTYIFFTSDNGYHTGQFSLPLDKRQLYEFDIKVPLMVRGPNIKPNQTSQMLVANVDLGPTMLDIAGLDVNKTQMDGMSFLPIMEGKMNSSWRTDILVEYEGEGSNVSDPACPLLGPGVSECFPDCVCEDSYNNTYACVRTVAPSANLQYCEFDDNEVFVEVYNVTADPFQLTNIAKSIDQEILEKMNHRLMMLQSCAGQSCRTPGVYDPRYKFDPRQMFTSHSWRLSRLRQKMK